In Nisaea acidiphila, the DNA window TCGACCACAAGGACGATCCGACCTCCATGGAGGAGATCCCGGATCTCGGGGCGCGGCTCCGTTCCTTCACCCTCGCGCACCCGGACCCGGACGCGATAGCGGCGCTCTACCGGACACTCGCGATAGACCGCCCGCCGGTATTGGTTCCGGGATCCGAGCTGCGCTACAGCGCCGAAATCGAGACAGCCGCGGGACCGAAAACGCTCACCTGATAAGGTGGGTCAGGCCTCGGTCGCCGCCCGGTCCTTCGGCAGGCGGAGCGTGATCAGGTTGGTGATTAGGATCGACCCGGCCAGCATGTAGAAGACCGAGGCGAGCCCGTAGGCGTCCGCCAGCATGCCGCCGAGGAGCGGCATGACCATCGAGAAGCCGCTTTGCGTGCCGAACATCAGGCTGGTTGCCGAGCCGCCGAGATGGTCCGGCGTCAGGTCCATCATCCAGCTATGCACCACCGGGCGGACCGCATAGAGCACGAAGCCGAGCAGCGAGATGCCGGCGATGAAGGCGGTCTCGCTGCCGAGAAAGGTGAGGCTGGCGATGATCAGGGTCGAGGCGCTGAGCCCGGCCAGCACCACGCTGCGCCGTCCCGCCCGGTCCGACCAGATCCCGGCGACCGGCGTCGCGATCACCCCGCCGACCTGCATCGCCGCCATGGCGATGCCGATCATCACCGGGCCCGAGCCCATGTCGTGGGCGAGATAGAGCGGCAGGAAGGCGAGCAGGCCGGACTGGGTCATCGAGCGGAAGCCGCTCATGACGCAAAGGCCGAGGATCGCGCGGTTTGCGATCACGGTCCGGATGCCGTCCAGATATTCCGATAGCCCGGCCCCCTGTCCCGCATCAGTTTTCGGCCGCGCGGTCTCGTAGCGCCAGAGGCCGACGGCGAGGATCGCCGCGACGGCGAGCACGGGCAGGGCGGAGACCTCCGCCGCCTGCTGCCATCCGAGCGCGGCGATCAGCGCGCCGGCGGCAAGCGGGGCGATCGTGTCGCCGGTGCTGGCGCCGAGCCCGTGAATGGAGAGCGCGTAGCCGCGGTTCTTCGGATAGCGCGAGGAGAGGAAGGAGATCGCCGGCGGGTGCCAGAGATTGCCGGTCACCCCGATGATCGTGACGAGACCGGCGATGGCGAGGAAGGTGCCGGCAAGCCCCATCGCGGCCAGCGCGAGCGCGCCGATGGCGACGGAGAGGATCTGGAACAGCACCTTGCGCCCGGAAATGTCGATCAGCGGCCCGCTGAAGAAATTGGCGGCGAAGGAACTGACATGGAACACGCTGACCAGCGCGCCTGTCTCGGTGTAGCTGAGACCCAGCGTCATCGACAGCGGCGGCAGCAGCAGGTAGAAGGTCGCGGCCGTCCAGTGGATGGCGCCGTGGCCGAGCCCGACCAAAGTGATCGGAATGTTCTCCCTGAGGGTGACGCCGGTCAGGCGCTCGGAAATGGACATGGGATTATCCTGACTTGAGGGCTGCCGGGATGTCGTCCGGCGGCCGGGCACTTCGGAATGACTTCTGAAAATAGCACGCCGGTCCAGTCGTTTGACATGCTAGTTCACGAGATGTTTGCGACGGGCTGGTTCGAGCCGCTACTGTTCGCCGTCCTGCTGCTCGCCGGGCTCTCGATCCTCTTCTACACGCTCCGGACCGGCGTGCCGCCGATGCCGTCCAACCCGATGGCGCGTGGGGCGATGTTCAGGCTCATTCCCGGCGGCGCGCAACCGAAGACGATCTACGAGCTCGGCTGCGGCTGGGGCGGGATCGCCTTCGCGCTGGCGGCGCGCTTTCCGGACGCGCGGGTCATCGCGATCGAGCTCTCGCCGCTGCCCTGGGCGGTTTGCCATGTCCGGCGCCTGTTTCAGCCGCGTCCCAATCTCGAGATCCGGCGCGGCGACTTCTTGCGCACCGATCTTTCCGGCGGCGACCTGCTGTTCTGCTATCTCATGGTCGCGCCGATGACCGCGCTGGAACGCAAGCTGAGCGCCGAGCTGCGGCCCGGTGCGCTGGTGATCGCGAATTCCTTCGCACTGCCCGGCTGGGTGCCGGAGAAGACGGAAGTGGTCACGGAAGCGTCCTACGCCAATATCTACCGCTACCGCGCGCCGGGCCGGTAGCGCTCAATCCAGCTCCGCCTCCAGAGCGGCGTCCTTGGCCGGGCTGTCGATCCGCGGCGGCCCCTCCGTCGTCACCGCGCCGCTCATATGGCTGGCAATGCGCCAGACATGGTAGGCGCAGCGATGCAGCCAGCGGATGCCGTCGAGACGTCCGATCGCATCGTCGAGCGAGAGTTCCCGGGCGGCGGCGGCGCGCGCCGCATCGTCCCTCAGCCGCCGTCTCTCCTCCCGAAGGGACTTCCGCAACGCGTCGAAGATCTCTT includes these proteins:
- a CDS encoding class I SAM-dependent methyltransferase, with the protein product MTSENSTPVQSFDMLVHEMFATGWFEPLLFAVLLLAGLSILFYTLRTGVPPMPSNPMARGAMFRLIPGGAQPKTIYELGCGWGGIAFALAARFPDARVIAIELSPLPWAVCHVRRLFQPRPNLEIRRGDFLRTDLSGGDLLFCYLMVAPMTALERKLSAELRPGALVIANSFALPGWVPEKTEVVTEASYANIYRYRAPGR
- a CDS encoding MFS transporter produces the protein MSISERLTGVTLRENIPITLVGLGHGAIHWTAATFYLLLPPLSMTLGLSYTETGALVSVFHVSSFAANFFSGPLIDISGRKVLFQILSVAIGALALAAMGLAGTFLAIAGLVTIIGVTGNLWHPPAISFLSSRYPKNRGYALSIHGLGASTGDTIAPLAAGALIAALGWQQAAEVSALPVLAVAAILAVGLWRYETARPKTDAGQGAGLSEYLDGIRTVIANRAILGLCVMSGFRSMTQSGLLAFLPLYLAHDMGSGPVMIGIAMAAMQVGGVIATPVAGIWSDRAGRRSVVLAGLSASTLIIASLTFLGSETAFIAGISLLGFVLYAVRPVVHSWMMDLTPDHLGGSATSLMFGTQSGFSMVMPLLGGMLADAYGLASVFYMLAGSILITNLITLRLPKDRAATEA